A stretch of DNA from Scleropages formosus chromosome 13, fSclFor1.1, whole genome shotgun sequence:
GGCAATGAAGagttagtttttctttctctactGGTTTCATGTTTTTACTAAACTCCTTGAGATGAGTAAATGTGTGCGTcaagtgtgtgtttacatgacATTTCGCCGGAGCTTCCCAGCCTCCACCCTTGTACAGTTCTGCACAGCACAGGGATGATTGCCGTCCTAAAATgccgtccaaagacatgctgttaggtggattggtgactctaagtcacccatagtgtgtgagtgacagagagagtgtgtgtattccactgatgtatggatgagtgacccattgtaagtagtgtatctagcagtgtaagtcaccacagtgaataaggtgtgtgggctgacaacactacatagagttcattggaagttgctttggagaaaagcttctgctcaATGAAGTCATGTCATGTAAAATGCAGCTGAATTATTTCAaaagcgctgctgctgctgctgcttagGGACTTTGGCACAAACATCTTTTCCATATCGTTTTCAGTTTTATGCCCCTTGGCTGGGATTTGCACACGTCAACATGGGAAAGATGGCACTTCTGCTCCTTCTGGGTGAGTCGGGCATTTTCCTCATGAAGCATGCAGAGAGCTCGAATGGAACAAAGCGAAACGGATCTGCGTAAATGCAAATGCTGCTCAGGTACAAGAGGAAGTGCACTTTGCCAGTTGCCCCGAAGGACACCAGGGTACCGGGCTTCCGGGATACAATAATGTGGCAACTAGGAGAACGTTTGTGCTGCTCTTTGGATGCCAGTCTTTCCCGAAACTTCGTTTGACCAAATCTGTTTCTCCAGCATTCTCCAGCATTCATGGAAGCATTGAAAAATCTGCAGTTGATTTTTTACAGCGGCAGTTTTTAATCcctaaaagtgtgtgtttattgtttatcTGTGCCCACCGTCCTTTACTGGACCACGGCCAGCGTGTCCTTCGCCGTGTCTTACCATGTTCCTGGTCACATGTCCATGCATGCTCCTTCTCTCCTGCAGGGAGCCTGGGTGTGTGGGCAGAGCCACAGTACTATAAGCACAGCAACAGCTCCACCTGGGAGGAGGCCAGGAAGCACTGCCAGCTCTGCTATAAGGAGCTGGTCAGTCTAAACTCTGAAAACATCCAGCTCATTGTGCAGAACCTCACCAACGACTACTGGGTCGGACTCCGCGAGGACCTTAATGCTACCATGCTGTGGTCTGTTTGGTCCAATGGCGATCCGGTAACATTTCAGAACTGGTACCCAGGTCACCCAAAAATCCTGCAGCAGATTCCACCGACGCCAACGACTCCCACGACGACAGCAACCCCAATGCCCCGAACGTCCACCGGACCCGAACCACTTGGACACGATCATATTTGCCGCATCGAACTCGAGGACCTGTGCCGAAACCTTACCAACATCACAGAACTTTACATCTACAATGGCAGCGAGCACAGGAATGAGTTTGAAACCCCGGTGACGGAGCCACAGCCAACGGTCACTGCGGAACCAGAACCGGTCATCAAGAACCCTTGCACAGCCTTGCTCAGCTTTGGTATGTGGATGGAGAGGAACTGCTCTGGGCTCCTGCCTTACATTTGCTATGAAGGTAAGGGGAACATTTCTCTTGTCTGATGGGATACTGCACAGCCCAGTATGCAAATGCACAGTCCACTTGCTCTTCCTGACATGCAAATTGTGAAATAAAGTTGCTTTGTCGCCGCTGTTCTCTTTACTGACCAGACCAATGTCTGCTCTATGTCTTGCACAGTTTCCCTCTCATACTGTGTACTTAGACTCAGtcttctcctttctttctctccacCCTATTTGTCCATCAACAGATCGTTTCTTCGGCTCGGTCAACTTCTCCAACGTGACCCTGAAAAGCGCTTCCTTCAACTGGAGTCCAGGGCCGGGCAATATTGACTTCTACAAATTGAAACTGAGTGGAGACATCAATTTGACCGTAAACACAAGTTACCTGTTCACAGATATTTCAAACCTGACGCAGGGCACGCTATACCAAATCCAGGTGTTCCCTGTGAAATGTGGGAGGGACCTCAACCCACAAAACATCTCCTTCTACACCAGTAAGTAAATCTTTCATTTTTACCAGACAAACGAGAAGCTatcattaccattatttatcaGCTGAGTGCCTCACTGAGTGCACATGGATGCTCTTTGTCTCTTCCCACCAGAGCCCGATGTAATTCAAACGCTAAGTATCAAAGATGTCGGAACAAACTCTGTTTGCCTCTCCTGGGTGAGACCAGTCGGAAATCATGACTTCTACTCTGTGGAAGTGGTTTATTCTCCCAACATCACATGTAACTCTACGACAGAGAGCTGCCTGGTCACTGGACTCTCCCCTGGTACATTTTATCAATTCAATGTGTATGCTGAAGTGAAGGACCAGTCCATTGTGGGAGATCCAACAAATATTTCCTCCTATACCCGTAAGTGAAGTGTATTAAGGTACTTCAATCTGAAACTGCCAGACTTGTAAAGGAGACAGTCTCACTTGAAATTAATCATCTTTCCTCCAGGACCCAATAAGGTAGTAAACCTGAGAGTCCTTTACTATAACAACACTTCGATCGTGCTGGCATGGAACAAGAGCGAGGAGGTTTCTCTCGAGTTTCAAGTGGTGGTTGATGTTGGCTGGCAAGGGAATCACCTCCTCACTCAGAACACGACTTCCACGAATGTTATTGTGGATAACCTGACCCCAGGCACCATTTATTTCTTCACCGTGGTGCCACAGGTGCCAGATTTGACACTGAATGGTGAAAATGTAACAATCCCTGGTTTTACCAGTAAGTGAAACTGCGTCGTTTTCCAAAAATGTGACACTTTGTTAAACTTGCATAGCGCAGAGGCATCAACGTAAGAGTCAAGCCCCCTGCTGCTGTGCAATCTCACAAACTTCTGGCCACAAGTGAAGACACGAAGGACATAAGGATAGAGACCACCTGAACATAACTGACCTCATCCCTCTCCTTGCCTTTGTCCCGCAGTCCCAAGCCCCATATCCAACCTGAATCTGTTGAGCAATGAAAGCGCCATCACAGCCAGCTGGACCCTCCCAG
This window harbors:
- the LOC108923026 gene encoding receptor-type tyrosine-protein phosphatase eta; protein product: MGKKIDEDTRCRCVALLRETAQSPDNLRRNRRTQVTLKNKSGLCMQQQHFYAPWLGFAHVNMGKMALLLLLGSLGVWAEPQYYKHSNSSTWEEARKHCQLCYKELVSLNSENIQLIVQNLTNDYWVGLREDLNATMLWSVWSNGDPVTFQNWYPGHPKILQQIPPTPTTPTTTATPMPRTSTGPEPLGHDHICRIELEDLCRNLTNITELYIYNGSEHRNEFETPVTEPQPTVTAEPEPVIKNPCTALLSFGMWMERNCSGLLPYICYEDRFFGSVNFSNVTLKSASFNWSPGPGNIDFYKLKLSGDINLTVNTSYLFTDISNLTQGTLYQIQVFPVKCGRDLNPQNISFYTKPDVIQTLSIKDVGTNSVCLSWVRPVGNHDFYSVEVVYSPNITCNSTTESCLVTGLSPGTFYQFNVYAEVKDQSIVGDPTNISSYTRPNKVVNLRVLYYNNTSIVLAWNKSEEVSLEFQVVVDVGWQGNHLLTQNTTSTNVIVDNLTPGTIYFFTVVPQVPDLTLNGENVTIPGFTIPSPISNLNLLSNESAITASWTLPVGNATQFNLTIQSDDTNQKWDATTNLTQYTFNVNKAAASYTVTVWTVVGNIKSESVNGSRYTLPVRPGCPSVLSKSNTSITIQWEVPPDLDNMTTQFLVTYQSSFWQFKSSSTIKGNKITVDNLQPGTYYNFSIQTVADNKTSDAVSITNITVPRRKNLTISIQCSSNKTLYCENANSTFAVFQQFQEKLKSLLEGNVYYLPLPP